One Aegilops tauschii subsp. strangulata cultivar AL8/78 chromosome 7, Aet v6.0, whole genome shotgun sequence genomic window carries:
- the LOC109784067 gene encoding uncharacterized protein has product MHRAMRLRCLLRPPPSRSPVPLATPATVGGGAGGFGAPDGARRLGAPRLPFSEGGRLCRFYSSKEGVGSAETAAGSGGGGSSNQQEHARLGEKDQQEWLSGERFVTGCKRRESPFLTKRERFRNEFLRRAVPWEKSSLTWSNFPYYVDKNAKQLLTECVASHLRNRDATLEYGSRLQSSGGRILLQSLSGTELYRERLVRAIAHELHVPLLVLDSSVLAPYDNGEDCSESEEENGQAESEDEGSESEGEDEDYNEAKSGESDDDEVGKSVENLKKLVPRTLEEFAKRVVSAQENSSAAEESTAESPEEEKRPLQKGDRVKYVGESVLVEADHRVILGKIPTQEGAAESFTFISGRTLSNGQRGEIYEINGDQVAVLFDPPEEKLDDGKNDEANKEQDAKPSVCWVDTQDIVLDHDTEAEDWHIAMEAFCEALPSLQPAIVYFPDSSQWLSRAVPRSNRREFIEKVEEMFDQLNGPLVLICGQNILEAAPKDKDPKALMFHNLSRLSPLTSSLKRLVGGLQGRKPSKSNGIAKLFGNKFYIPFPKDDEQLRVFNNQIAEDKKIIVSRHNLVELHKVLEDHGLSCENLLHVKLESIILTKQRAEKVIGWARSHYLSSAINPSIKGDKLVIPRESLDLAIERLRELEASTKSLSENMKMLAKDEFERNFISAVVPPHEIGVKFEDIGALEDVKKTLDELVTLPMRRPELFSRGNLLRPCKGILLFGPPGTGKTLLAKALATEAGANFISITGSSLTSKWFGDAEKLTKALFSFASRLAPVIIFVDEVDSLLGARGGAMEHEATRRMRNEFMAAWDGLRSKDSQRILILGATNRPFDLDDAVIRRLPRRIYVDLPDAQNRMKILKILLAKENIECEFGFDELANATEGYSGSDLKNLCVAAAYRPVHELLEEEKKGAAGSTKTSLRSLKLDDFVQAKAKVSPSVAFDATSMNELRKWNEQYGEGGSRSKSPFGFGS; this is encoded by the exons ATGCATCGCGCCATGCGGCTGCGCTGCCTCCTGCGCCCTCCGCCGTCTCGCAGTCCCGTCCCCCTAGCCACCCCCGCGACCGTCGGCGGTGGCGCCGGGGGATTTGGCGCGCCCGACGGGGCACGGAGGCTGGGCGCGCCGCGCCTGCCGTTCAGCGAAGGGGGGCGGCTCTGCCGGTTCTACAGCTCGAAGGAGGGTGTCGGGAGCGCGGAGACGGCTGCggggagtggcggcggcggcagcagcaacCAGCAGGAGCACGCGCGGCTCGGGGAGAAGGACCAACAGGAGTGGCTGAGCGGCGAGCGGTTCGTCACCGGCTGCAAGAGGCGGGAGTCGCCGTTCCTCACCAAACGGGAGCGCTTCCGCAACGAGTTTCTGCGCCGCGCTGTGCCTTGGGAGAAGAGCAGCCTCACGTGGAGCAACTTCCCGTACTACGTCGA TAAGAATGCGAAGCAGCTGCTGACCGAGTGTGTGGCATCACACCTGCGGAACAGGGATGCTACTTTGGAGTACGGTTCTCGGCTGCAGTCGTCCGGTGGGAGGATATTGCTCCAGAGCTTGTCAG GAACTGAGCTTTACCGGGAGAGATTGGTAAGAGCAATTGCCCATGAGTTACACGTGCCATTGTTGGTTCTGGACAGCAGTGTTCTAGCTCCATAT GATAATGGTGAAGATTGTTCAGAGAGTGAGGAAGAGAATGGTCAGGCGGAGTCAGAAGATGAAGGCTCAGAATCAGAAGGGGAAGATGAAGATTATAATGAAGCTAAGTCTGGTGAAAGTGACGACGACGAAGTTGGCAAATCAGTGGAGAACCTCAAGAAGTTAGTTCCGCGCACTCTTGAGGAATTTGCCAAG AGAGTTGTTAGTGCGCAAGAAAATTCTTCAGCAGCAGAAGAATCCACCGCTGAGTCGCCTGAAGAAGAGAAAAGGCCTCTCCAAAAAG GTGATAGGGTGAAGTATGTTGGAGAGTCAGTGCTTGTTGAAGCAGATCACAG GGTCATTTTGGGGAAAATACCAACTCAAGAGGGAGCAGCAGAATCCTTTACCTTTATTAGCGGCAG AACTTTATCAAATGGACAGCGTGGAGAGATATACGAGATCAATGGTGATCAAGTGGCTGTTTTATTTGACCCTCCTGAGGAGAAGCTGGATGATGGTAAAAATGATGAAGCTAACAAAGAGCAAGATGCTAAACCATCAGTTTGCTGGGTTGACA CTCAGGATATTGTGCTTGACCATGACACTGAGGCGGAAGATTGGCATATCGCGATGGAAGCATTTTGTGAG GCACTGCCATCTCTTCAACCAGCCATTGTTTACTTTCCGGACAGTTCACAGTGGCTTTCTAGGGCAGTTCCAAGATCAAATCGCAGAGAGTTTATCGAAAAGGTAGAGGAAATGTTTGACCAGCTTAATGGACCTTTAGTGTTGATATGTGGGCAGAACATACTCGAGGCAGCACCCAAGGATAAAGATCCA AAGGCGCTGATGTTTCACAATCTCTCTCGCCTGTCTCCACTG ACATCATCCTTGAAGAGGCTGGTAGGGGGACTACAAGGGCGGAAGCCTTCAAAGTCCAATGGCATAGCGAAACTCTTCGGAAATAAATTCTATATTCCTTTTCCAAAG GATGATGAGCAACTGAGAGTTTTCAATAACCAGATTGCAGAGGACAAAAAAATAATCGTTTCAAGGCATAACCTTGTAGAATTGCACAAG GTGCTTGAAGATCATGGGCTATCATGTGAAAATCTGTTGCATGTGAAGTTAGAGAGCATTATTCTGACGAAGCAAA GAGCGGAGAAGGTCATTGGATGGGCTAGAAGTCACTATTTGTCGTCAGCGATTAACCCTTCCATAAAGGGTGACAAGCTAGTCATTCCCCGTGAGAG TCTGGACCTAGCAATCGAGAGGCTAAGGGAGCTGGAGGCTTCAACTAAGTCACTTTCTGAAAACATGAAG ATGTTGGCAAAAGATGAATTTGAGCGCAATTTCATATCAGCAGTTGTACCTCCCCATGAAATTGGAGTTAAATTTGAAGATATTGGCGCTCTTGAGGATGTCAAGAAGACACTGGATGAACTTGTTACTCTTCCAATGAGGAGACCAGAGCTTTTCTCGCGTGGGAACTTGCTAAGG CCTTGCAAAGGAATATTGCTTTTTGGGCCTCCTGGAACTGGAAAAACTCTTTTGGCAAAGGCACTTGCGACAGAAGCTGGAGCAAATTTTATCAGCATAACTGGTTCTAGTCTCACGTCAAAG TGGTTTGGAGACGCTGAGAAGCTCACCAAAGCCCTTTTCTCGTTTGCAAGTCGGCTAGCTCCTGTTATCATATTTGTGGATGAG GTTGACAGCTTACTTGGTGCAAGGGGTGGTGCAATGGAGCATGAAGCAACGAGAAGGATGCGCAATGAATTTATGGCAGCTTGGGATGGTCTAAGGTCCAAAGACAGTCAAAGGATCCTTATTCTTGGTGCAACAAACCGTCCATTTGATCTAGATGACGCTGTAATACGTCGTTTGCCTAGGAG GATATACGTGGACCTTCCGGATGCGCAGAATAGGATGAAAATTCTCAAGATATTACTTGCCAAAGAAAACATAGAATGTGAATTTGGATTTGACGAACTAGCCAATGCAACAGAAGGTTACTCTGGGAGTGACTTGAAG AACCTATGCGTAGCTGCAGCATACAGGCCAGTTCATGAACTGCTAGAAGAAGAAAAGAAG GGGGCTGCGGGCAGTACGAAAACTTCTTTAAGGTCCTTGAAGCTGGATGACTTTGTCCAAGCAAAAGCCAAG GTGAGCCCATCCGTTGCTTTTGATGCCACGAGCATGAACGAGCTAAGAAAATGGAACGAACAGTACGGCGAAGGTGGCAGCAGGAGTAAATCGCCATTTGGGTTCGGCAGCTAA
- the LOC123494879 gene encoding uncharacterized protein has translation MVALAQHILALAGRIRAHVELGFRMRLLNPTACSGARLPGYKRTTSTRESIAFLDRQPSANTRGTRAPPLGHTEDRARVRRHAMAAPTQTSPLRRWKRFFRAFDCVDTAIKPSDPDHSRDELRRARVDVVEQLCNAADDDDQAERLCGILDDHMAESLETLRLVPVTPRMLASTDLARSVCALRRHESERVRVLARGVVSGWRASMQDELAMVRDALRKLDNVSMPQTTEITVGQRQHVSADSDVAKTKAPVMKTAAVTIRKDASGSAGGDPAGLCSEEKMEAAKRKFRQGYREAEDAKRLRRTRLVQAPKMMQPVRRCTSSMAKKETFVVRTQLHMA, from the coding sequence ATGGTGGCGCTCGCGCAACACATCCTGGCCTTGGCCGGACGGATTCGCGCCCATGTTGAACTCGGATTCCGGATGCGCCTCCTTAATCCGACTGCTTGTAGTGGAGCTCGACTTCCAGGTTATAAGCGTACTACATCCACAAGAGAATCCATCGCTTTCCTCGATCGCCAACCTTCTGCCAACACCCGCGGGACAAGAGCACCACCTCTAGGTCACACAGAGGACAGAGCTCGTGTTCGCCGCCACGCCATGGCCGCACCCACGCAGACCAGCCCGCTCCGCCGGTGGAAGCGCTTCTTCCGCGCCTTCGACTGTGTGGACACCGCCATCAAGCCCTCCGACCCTGACCACTCACGCGACGAGCTCCGGCGCGCCAGGGTCGACGTCGTGGAGCAGCTCTGCAACGCCGCGGACGACGACGACCAGGCGGAGCGCCTCTGCGGGATCCTCGACGACCACATGGCGGAGTCCCTGGAGACGCTGCGGCTCGTTCCGGTGACGCCCCGCATGCTGGCTTCCACGGACCTCGCCAGGTCCGTCTGCGCGCTCCGCAGGCACGAGTCGGAGCGCGTCCGCGTCTTGGCCCGAGGCGTCGTGAGCGGGTGGAGGGCGTCGATGCAGGACGAGCTCGCCATGGTCAGAGACGCCCTGCGCAAGCTTGACAACGTCAGCATGCCGCAGACAACGGAGATCACCGTCGGTCAGCGGCAACATGTCTCCGCCGATTCTGACGTAGCCAAGACGAAGGCGCCGGTCATGAAGACGGCGGCAGTCACTATCAGAAAGGATGCGTCCGGTTCCGCCGGCGGGGACCCTGCTGGCCTCTGCTCCGAGGAGAAGATGGAAGCCGCGAAACGCAAGTTCCGCCAAGGTTACCGGGAAGCAGAGGACGCTAAACGGCTGCGCAGGACACGATTGGTGCAGGCGCCCAAGATGATGCAGCCAGTCAGGAGGTGCACCAGCTCCATGGCCAAGAAGGAAACCTTCGTGGTCAGGACGCAGCTTCACATGGCTTAG
- the LOC109784065 gene encoding probable aldo-keto reductase 1, whose protein sequence is MEETPLPLPLPLVPRVRLGTQGLELSKLGFGCMGLTGSYNAPLGDDAGAAIVAHAFRRGVTFFDTSDFYGPHTNETLLGKALKQLPREQVQVATKFGIQQYAYDEGTGTVCGRPEYVRACCEASLRRLGVDYIDLYYQHRVDTTTPIEDTIGELKKLVEEGKVRYIGLSEASPDTIRRAHAVHPVSAVQMEWSLRARDIEPEIVPLCRELGIGIVPYSPIGRGFFGGRGVTEQVSDESNLKRHPRFSAENLEKNKHLYLKMEELARKHQCSPAQLALAWVLHQGDDVVPIPGTTKIKNLDSNIDSLKIKLTEDDLKEISSQIREEDVAGGRSYTSLAHTNWNHADTPKK, encoded by the exons ATGGAGGAAACCCCGCTGCCACTGCCACTGCCATTGGTACCTCGCGTCAGGCTCGGCACCCAGGGCCTGGAG CTGTCTAAGCTGGGGTTCGGGTGCATGGGCCTGACGGGCTCCTACAACGCCCCGCTCGGCGACGACGCCGGCGCCGCCATCGTCGCACACGCCTTCCGCCGCGGCGTCACCTTCTTCGACACCTCCGACTTCTACGGCCCCCACACCAACGAGACGCTCCTCGGCAAG GCGCTGAAGCAGCTGCCGAGGGAGCAGGTGCAGGTGGCTACCAAGTTCGGGATCCAGCAGTACGCGTACGACGAGGGCACGGGCACCGTCTGCGGCCGGCCGGAGTACGTGCGCGCCTGCTGCGAGGCCAGCCTGCGCCGCCTCGGCGTCGACTACATCGACCTCTACTACCAGCACCGGGTCGACACCACCACCCCCATCGAGGACACG ATCGGGGAGCTCAAGAAGCTGGTGGAGGAGGGGAAGGTCAGGTACATTGGGCTGTCGGAGGCGAGCCCCGACACCATCAGGCGTGCTCACGCCGTGCACCCGGTCTCCGCGGTGCAGATGGAGTGGTCTCTCCGGGCTCGTGACATCGAGCCCGAGATTGTGCCGCTCTGCAG GGAACTGGGGATTGGAATTGTTCCTTACAGCCCGATCGGCCGCGGGTTCTTCGGCGGAAGAGGAGTCACGGAGCAAGTGTCTGATGAATCCAATCTG AAAAGGCACCCACGGTTTTCAGCAGAAAACCTGGAGAAGAACAAGCATCTCTATCTGAAAATGGAAGAACTAGCCAGGAAGCACCAGTGCAGCCCTGCTCAGCTAGCTTTAGCTTGGGTGCTGCATCAAGGAGATGATGTGGTTCCCATACCAG GGACAACAAAGATCAAGAACCTGGACTCCAACATTGACTCCTTAAAGATAAAGCTCACCGAAGATGACCTGAAAGAAATTAGCAGCCAGATACGTGAAGAAGATGTGGCCGGTGGAAGGAGTTATACTTCCTTGGCGCATACCAACTGGAACCATGCAGACACACCAAAGAAGTAA